Genomic segment of Sphingopyxis lindanitolerans:
GCTGGTCGGCTTCGAGCGGTTCGTCGGGAAGCTCGCGCAGCGCGAAATCGTCCCGCGACGGCAGTCCTTGCGGACGGCGGATCAAATGCCAGGCCTTGCTCATAGTCCCCACTCCCCAATTTTTCCGGTCGCGGCGACAATCGTCAGAAAAGCCGTTGCCACTGTCAACCAGTATCGCTAAGAGCCGCCCGGTCGCGGGGCCGTAGCTCAGATGGGAGAGCGCTGCAATCGCACTGCAGAGGTCAGGGGTTCGATTCCCCTCGGCTCCACCAGCGACCTTTTGGCCCTAACCATTGTTTTACCTGGATGCCGTAGGCGAGACGCATGGTGGGTCCGATCTTTTCCAGCGATGCGCATGCGGCCTTCAACGCGGCCTACCCTGGCGTGCCGACGCATCTGACGCACCAGATTGCCGGTCATCCGTTGCTGGAACTCGGCGCCTTGCTGGAGCTTGCCGGTCGGCTGCGTCCCGAAAGCCTGGAGCATAATGCGGCGGTCGATCTGCCGCTGGGTATCCGCAATGCCGATATTCCCGCCAACGGCCTTTCGGTGGCGGATACGATTGCGCGGATCGATGAATGCGGATCGTGGGTCTTGCTCAAGACCGTCGATCAGGACGCGGCCTACGCCGCCCTGATGCGCGAGGTGCTGGCCGAGATCGAGCCGGTGGTCGAACCCCGCACGGGGGCGATGATGCGTCTGGAAGGCTTTATCTTCATCTCCTCTCCGCGGGCGGTGACCCCGCTGCATTTCGACCCCGAATATAATATATTGTTCCAGGCGCGCGGGTCGAAGACGATGACGCTGTTTCCGCCCGCCGATCCGGACATCATCGGCCAGCCCTTCTTCGAGCAATATTTTGCCGGGGGGCCGCGTAACCTGCCCTGGCGCGACGAATGGGCGGCGCGGGGGCGGGCCATCGACATTTCGCCGGGCGAGGCGATCTATGTCCCCATACTCGCGCCGCACTGGGTCCAGACGCACGACGATGTTTCGGTATCGCTGTCGCTGACGTGGCGCAGCGAGTGGAGCTTTCACCATGCCGATGCCTGCCGGTTCAACCGCCGGTTGCGCGCGCGCGGGCTGAACCCAGCGGCGCCGCGCCTCTATCCGCAAAACAATCGTCTGAAATCCTATGCCCAGCGCGCGCTGGCGCGGATCGAGGCGCGCGGCGGCTAGACCCGAAATCAATCGGGTTCGTCTCTTTCTCGAAAAACCTTATGCTTCGCCATAAGTGTCGATCGCCGCGAAGATGCGCGCCAACTGGCCGCGCTCGTCGGCGTCGATATCGGGGCGCCAGATTTCGAACAGCAGCACGCTGCGGTCGCTGGCGCCGCGATTCCAGGCTTCATGCTCGAAGCTGTCGTCGAATATCGTCAACTCGCCCATATGCCATTCGCGGGTCTTGGCGCCGACCCGCAGGCCGCAGCCATCGGGAATGACCAACGGCAGGTGACAGATCAACCGCGTATTGAGCATGCCATGATGCGGCTGGATGTGCGTGCCGGGGGTCAGTCGCGAAAAAAGGGCGAGGGGCGCACGGCCCGGAATCACCGGCTGCGGCGCATGGGCCAGCGCCGCGAGCGTCTGTGGGCAAAGGTCCGCCATGCCTTCGGCGACGACGCCGTCCTTCCATAGCCACGCCGCCCCCCAGTCGGGCTTGTCGAGCAGTGGGTTGTTCGGCGGCGGCCGGTCGGCGCTGGCGGTGACATAGGGCGCGAACCGGTCGGCGGATTGGTCGATCAGCACCAGTAATTCGGCGCGGATCGCATCGGTCGCTGCCTCGACCGCCGGAACCCATTCGAAATCGGCGCGGTCGAAGAAGGGGCGCTGCGCCAGACCGGGGAAATAGAACATGCTCGGCTGTTGCAGATAGAGCGGTTGTTCGCCGGCCAGCATGCGCAAGGCTTCGGCCACGCGCGGGCTGGCCGACCGCGTGTCGATCCCCGCCTCGCGCAACTGGCCGAGCAGATGATCGGCGAAGGTGCGTTCGGTCGCGGCAAGAAATTGTTCGGCGCGCTGAAGGCCGGGATGCAGGGCGGGGGGCACATTCTGGGCTTGCGTCGCCGTGCCGAGCGCGAGGCGATAGAAACTGCCCGCCGCGCGCTCGTCCCCCAGGCGGCGTTTAAGCTCCGCCATTGCCAGCTGTGCCGCAATATTCCCGCGGTCGGCGCGGATCGCGGTGTCGAGTATGGCCGTTTCCGCCGCGACATCGTCACGGCGATGGGCGTCGCGTGCCTGGTCCAGCCATGTCGTCTGCCCCGTCATGACCAAAGCCATAACGTCGCACCGGCCCTTTGCAAGCGACGCCCTGTCGGTGTCAGCTTGCGGGCGGGACGACAGGATCGCGCGCCTCGGAGGTTTCGCCCCGAAGCTGGCGGCGGACGGCGACAAGGAAGCGGCTGCGCCAGAAGGCGATGATCAGCGCGGCGACTATGCCCCATGGCAAGATGGCCGCACCCAGCGTCAGAACGAAGGTCAACGCGGTGCCGCCGCTGCGCATCAGGGTCTCGCCCGCATTGGCGAAGGGGTTTTCGCGGCCGATGCCGGGCAGCCCGCCGTCGCTGACATAATTGAAGGCGACGCTCGTCCATGCGATCCGCGCTTCGCCGCTGCGACGGTTTTGGCGTTCGTCGCCGACTTGTCCGCGTAGCTGGCCGATCTGCGCAAGAATTTCAGCGCGCTCGCGCTTGTCGAGCCCGCCCGATTTCAACCGTTGTTCGAGCCGCGCAATTTCGGCCTCCGAACCCGCGCTTCGTTGCTGCGAGGCGAGGATTTGTGTGCCGACATCTTCGCCCGCGATGCTGGCATCGGCCAAAACGCCTTCGGCTTTTTCAACGCTCGCTATGGCGCCCGCACCGAATTTGCGCGCGATGCCGGGGTCGAGCTTGAACTGGGTCTGCGCCTCGACGAGCTTTTCGTCGGTGAGTTGATAGCGGACATCGACAATGCGGCAACGCTGGACGCCAAGCGTTTCGCAGGCGGCGGCATGCTGCTCCTGAACCTTCGAGATGCGATCGTCGGCAAGGCGAAATATATAGGAATAATCGAAAGCGACGCCGGGCGCGGCCTCCATGCCGATCCGGGGCGTGCGGGCGGCATCGGCCGCGCTGTCGGCTTCGCTCGTTGCTGCGGCGGAAGGGATGTCATTCGATGCGGCATCGTCGGCTGATTGTTCGGAGCAGCCGACAAGGGCGAGCGCCATCGCGCCCGCTAAGAGCTTATTTTGCATAGATACTCTCCCAAAACGCGACTCGTTGGCCGCGTGGGGTGACATATCATAAGTAATGTAGTTGACAATAAAATTCAGGCGGCTTGCACAAAGCTGTCCAGAACCCGTTTGCTGCCTGCCTGATCGAATTCGACCTCCAGCTTGTTGCCGTCGACATCCATGATTTCGCCGTAACCGAATTTCTCATGAAACACGCGCATCCCGATCGCGAGATCGGAGCGCGGTTTCGCACCGACCGAAGCGGCAGGCGCGCGCTCGCTGGGGACGGGGGCGCGCGTGACGGTCGATGAAGAGGCGACCGCGCGCTGCCACGCCGGGCCGCGCGTCATCGTGCGCGCGGGGTTGCGCTCCGCGACATGCGCGAAGGGGTCGCCCTGCGCCGACCAATTGGCGCGCCACAGGCTGGCCCCGCCGCCGAAGCTGTTTTCGCTGTCGACATGCTCGGGCGGGATTTCGCCGATGAAGCGGCTGGGGATGCTGCTCATCCACTGGCCGTAGATGCGGCGGTTGGCGGCGTGATAGATGGTCGCGCGCTGGCGGGCGCGGGTGATGGCGACATAGGCGAGGCGGCGTTCCTCCTCGAGGCTCGCGGTGCCGCCTTCGTCCATCGAACGCTGCGAGGGGAAGACGCCATCTTCCCAGCCGGCAAGGAAGACATGATCGAATTCGAGGCCCTTCGCCGCGTGGATCGTCATGATCGTGACGGTTTCGGTGTCGTCATTCTGATCGCGATCCATGACGAGGCTGACATGCTCGAGGAATTCTTCGAGCGTTTCATACTCCTCCATCGCCCGGACGAGTTCGGAGAGATTCTCGAGCCGCCCCGCCGCCTCGACGCTGCGATCGGCCTGGAGCATCGCGGTATAGCCCGATTCGTCGAGGATGAGCTGAGTCAGTTCGGGGTGCGACAGCGCGTTCGCCTTGCCCTGCCAACCGCGCATCAGTGCAACGAAGTTCGCGAGCTGGCGCCGCGCCTGCGGGGTCAGCTCGTCGGTCTCGGTAATCCGGGCCGCGGCGTGGAACAGCGGCGCGCGCTCATGCCGTGCATATTGATGGATACGCGCGAGCGCCTTGTCGCCGAGCCCGCGCTTGGGGACGTTGACGATGCGCTCGAACGCCAGATCGTCGGCGGGCGACTGGACAAGGCGCAGATAGGCGAGCGCGTCGCGGATTTCGGCGCGTTCGTAGAAGCGATAGCCGCCGACGATACGATAGGGCATGCCGATCGCGATAAAGCGATCCTCGAACTCGCGCGTCTGGAACTGGGCGCGGACGAGGATGGCGGTGCGGTCGAGGCTGATCTTGCGGTGCTGGAGCGTTTCCAGCTCCTCGCCGATCCGCCGCGCTTCCTCCGGCCCGTCCCATACGCCGACGACGCGCAGCTTGTCGCCGGGTTCAAGGTCGGTCCACAGCGTCTTGCCGAGCCGGTCCGAATTCTGCGCGATCAGCGCCGAAGCGGCGGCAAGGATTTGCGGGGTCGAGCGATAATTTTGTTCGAGGCGGATCACCGTCGCGCCGGGGAAATCCTTTTCAAAGCGCAGGATGTTCGCCACCTCGGCGCCGCGCCATGAATAGATCGACTGGTCGTCGTCG
This window contains:
- a CDS encoding aspartyl/asparaginyl beta-hydroxylase domain-containing protein, producing MTGQTTWLDQARDAHRRDDVAAETAILDTAIRADRGNIAAQLAMAELKRRLGDERAAGSFYRLALGTATQAQNVPPALHPGLQRAEQFLAATERTFADHLLGQLREAGIDTRSASPRVAEALRMLAGEQPLYLQQPSMFYFPGLAQRPFFDRADFEWVPAVEAATDAIRAELLVLIDQSADRFAPYVTASADRPPPNNPLLDKPDWGAAWLWKDGVVAEGMADLCPQTLAALAHAPQPVIPGRAPLALFSRLTPGTHIQPHHGMLNTRLICHLPLVIPDGCGLRVGAKTREWHMGELTIFDDSFEHEAWNRGASDRSVLLFEIWRPDIDADERGQLARIFAAIDTYGEA
- a CDS encoding cupin-like domain-containing protein produces the protein MVGPIFSSDAHAAFNAAYPGVPTHLTHQIAGHPLLELGALLELAGRLRPESLEHNAAVDLPLGIRNADIPANGLSVADTIARIDECGSWVLLKTVDQDAAYAALMREVLAEIEPVVEPRTGAMMRLEGFIFISSPRAVTPLHFDPEYNILFQARGSKTMTLFPPADPDIIGQPFFEQYFAGGPRNLPWRDEWAARGRAIDISPGEAIYVPILAPHWVQTHDDVSVSLSLTWRSEWSFHHADACRFNRRLRARGLNPAAPRLYPQNNRLKSYAQRALARIEARGG
- a CDS encoding DUF4349 domain-containing protein; protein product: MSPHAANESRFGRVSMQNKLLAGAMALALVGCSEQSADDAASNDIPSAAATSEADSAADAARTPRIGMEAAPGVAFDYSYIFRLADDRISKVQEQHAAACETLGVQRCRIVDVRYQLTDEKLVEAQTQFKLDPGIARKFGAGAIASVEKAEGVLADASIAGEDVGTQILASQQRSAGSEAEIARLEQRLKSGGLDKRERAEILAQIGQLRGQVGDERQNRRSGEARIAWTSVAFNYVSDGGLPGIGRENPFANAGETLMRSGGTALTFVLTLGAAILPWGIVAALIIAFWRSRFLVAVRRQLRGETSEARDPVVPPAS
- a CDS encoding ATP-dependent helicase, with protein sequence MNTPIAPLPDASDPPYLRGLNGPQRQAVLTTEGPVLMLAGAGTGKTAALTARLAHIIATRRAWPSEILAVTFTNKAAREMRERIGRMIGDAVEGMPWLGTFHSIAAKMLRRHAELVGLQSNFTILDTDDQLRVLKQLIQAEGLDEKRWPARQLAGLIDKWKNRGLVPGDLDAADREAYADGKGQHFYALYQARLKTLNACDFGDLLLHMLVILKTHRDVLEHFQNRFKYILVDEYQDTNASQYLWLRLLAQTRKNICCVGDDDQSIYSWRGAEVANILRFEKDFPGATVIRLEQNYRSTPQILAAASALIAQNSDRLGKTLWTDLEPGDKLRVVGVWDGPEEARRIGEELETLQHRKISLDRTAILVRAQFQTREFEDRFIAIGMPYRIVGGYRFYERAEIRDALAYLRLVQSPADDLAFERIVNVPKRGLGDKALARIHQYARHERAPLFHAAARITETDELTPQARRQLANFVALMRGWQGKANALSHPELTQLILDESGYTAMLQADRSVEAAGRLENLSELVRAMEEYETLEEFLEHVSLVMDRDQNDDTETVTIMTIHAAKGLEFDHVFLAGWEDGVFPSQRSMDEGGTASLEEERRLAYVAITRARQRATIYHAANRRIYGQWMSSIPSRFIGEIPPEHVDSENSFGGGASLWRANWSAQGDPFAHVAERNPARTMTRGPAWQRAVASSSTVTRAPVPSERAPAASVGAKPRSDLAIGMRVFHEKFGYGEIMDVDGNKLEVEFDQAGSKRVLDSFVQAA